The Impatiens glandulifera chromosome 8, dImpGla2.1, whole genome shotgun sequence genome includes a window with the following:
- the LOC124912069 gene encoding probable E3 ubiquitin-protein ligase RHC1A, translating into MSSGLYTHWCHRCRQPIRIRTSRDLFCPFCDGGFIQELSELAGGGGGGGESNSFGYDPRFGIMDAFANFMTHRITAERNNSTTNNNIPHFDMRLIRNGQVPAISRRRMIPGDGFDFFLNGSPRDFDDSFRENLTGILEHLTMEHLTAGLNINNNRQQGPPPAPRSAIEAMPKIKISQIHVNKDSHCPVCKDKFELGSEGRIMPCEHMYHSDCIVPWLVEHNSCPVCRFELPQSGGGISRRRAGVEMNYGTNLASREDGGGSSSGSSQGTRMRNPLSFLWPFRSSSSQNGGGNNSSPPPPFNENNNNNTYYSGWPFN; encoded by the coding sequence ATGTCAAGCGGTCTTTATACGCATTGGTGTCACCGATGCCGCCAGCCTATTAGAATTCGAACCAGTCGTGATTTGTTTTGCCCCTTTTGTGACGGTGGCTTCATACAAGAACTTAGTGAGTTAgcaggtggtggtggtggtggtggagaatCAAATAGTTTTGGATATGATCCAAGATTCGGTATCATGGATGCTTTTGCCAATTTCATGACACATAGAATAACTGCCGAGAGGAACAACAGCACCACCAACAACAACATCCCTCACTTTGATATGCGGTTGATTCGCAATGGTCAAGTCCCTGCGATTAGTAGGAGAAGGATGATACCTGGTGATGGATTCGACTTCTTCTTGAATGGCAGTCCTCGTGATTTTGACGATAGTTTCAGGGAGAATTTGACCGGTATACTCGAACATCTCACAATGGAACATCTCACAGCAGGGCttaatatcaataataaccGACAACAGGGACCACCCCCTGCTCCTCGTTCAGCGATAGAGGCTATGCCGAAGATTAAGATTTCACAGATTCATGTTAATAAAGATTCGCACTGCCCAGTTTGTAAAGATAAATTTGAGTTGGGTTCTGAAGGAAGAATAATGCCGTGTGAACATATGTATCATTCGGATTGTATTGTTCCTTGGCTGGTTGAACATAACTCGTGCCCTGTTTGTCGGTTTGAGCTTCCTCAATCTGGTGGGGGAATTAGTAGAAGAAGAGCAGGCGTTGAAATGAATTATGGCACAAATCTTGCTAGTAGGGAAGATGGTGGTGGTAGTTCTTCTGGTTCTAGTCAAGGAACTAGGATGAGGAATCCACTCTCGTTTTTATGGCCTTTTCGATCTTCTTCGAGCCAAAATGGAGGAGGAAACAACTcgtctcctcctcctcctttcaatgaaaacaacaacaataatactTACTACTCTGGGTGGCCTTTCAACTAA
- the LOC124912081 gene encoding elongation factor 1-beta 2-like translates to MAIIFSDLHTESGLKSLNDHLAGKSYISGEKLTKDDVKVYAAVAEKTDDFPNVSQWYGSVASQLAASFPGKAVGVGLGGQGSVSEAAIATEEKKVAPDAEDDDDLDLFGDETEEEKKAAEARDAAKATTTKKKESGKSSVLMDVKPWDDETDMKKLEEAVRSVEMPGLLWGASKLVPVGYGIKKMQIMLTVVDDLVSVDDLIEERLTVEPINEYVQSCDIAAFNKI, encoded by the exons aTGGCTATTATTTTCTCAGATCTGCACACTGAATCTGGACTAAAGTCCCTCAACGACCATCTCGCCGGAAAATCCTATATCTCCGG GGAAAAGCTTACAAAGGATGATGTTAAGGTTTATGCTGCTGTAGCTGAGAAGACTGATGATTTTCCTAATGTCAGTCAGTGGTATGGAAGTGTTGCCTCTCAACTTGCCGCCAG CTTTCCGGGTAAGGCTGTTGGAGTTGGATTAGGAGGTCAAGGTTCTGTTTCTGAAGCTGCTATTGCTACTGAAGAAAAGAAG GTTGCTCCTGATGCTGAGGATGATGATGACCTCGATTTATTTGGTGATGAAACAGAGGAGGAAAAGAAGGCTGCTGAAGCAAGAGATGCTGCTAAAGCAACAACTACCAAGAAGAAAGAAA GTGGAAAGTCATCAGTTCTTATGGATGTAAAACCATGGGATGATGAAACCGACATGAAGAAGCTAGAAGAGGCTGTTAGGAGTGTGGAGATGCCCGGTCTCCTTTGGGGAGCTT CTAAATTGGTTCCAGTTGGTTATGGTATTAAGAAGATGCAAATCATGCTTACCGTTGTTGATGATCTTGTCTCTGTTGATGATCTCATTGAAGAGCGTTTGACTGTAGAGCCCATCAACGAGTATGTTCAGAGCTGTGACATTGCTGCCTTCAACAAAATCTAA